A window from Toxoplasma gondii ME49 chromosome IX, whole genome shotgun sequence encodes these proteins:
- a CDS encoding hypothetical protein (encoded by transcript TGME49_264600~Predicted trans-membrane domain (TMHMM2.0):65-88:97-120:132-155:169-192) codes for MADILQENFQDLVHSPGGGRSGTTGDSNGQSKASSSWDVSKKWYFKLFDEEEAAFFQSSVKCLALQWVLNIICNVGNFALALVITIHPECLHGHFSWTTVHTSINLVVLCVSMLLGIVGIRQGSTAKLFQSCAGHLLLSTYELLLFIRDLCIICFSMEQDRLYVYFRGGTFQRSLFTGVCSTAGVSCFISLLNAYKLRKLMNVLHKALPAGDASAQA; via the exons ATGGCGGACATCCTGCAGGAAAACTTCCAGGATTTGGTACATTCGCCTGGAGGTGGTCGCAGTGGCACCACGGGCGACAGTAACGGCCAGTCGAAGGCGTCTTCATCTTGGGATGTCTCTAAAAAGTGGTATTTCAAGCTTTttgacgaagaggaagccgcTTTTTTTCAGAGCTCTGTGAAGTGCCTGGCATTGCAGTGGGTACTGAACATCATCTGCAACGTGGGAAacttcgctctcgccttgGTCATCACCATTCATCCGGAATGCCTTCACGGGCACTTCAGCTGGACCACGGTTCACACAAGCATTAACTTGGTTGTCCTATGCGTTAGCATGTTACTTGGCATTGTAGGGATCCGTCAAGGTTCAACAGCGAAGCTGTTCCAATCCTGTGCTGGGCATCTCCTCCTGAGCACATACGAGCTCCTCCTCTTTATCCGGGATTTGTGCATCATCTGCTTCTCCATGGAACAAGATCGACTTTACGTTTACTTCCGCGGTGGAACCTTCCAGCGGTCTCTCTTCACTGGCGTCTGCTCGACTGCTGGGGTTTCCTGTTTCATCTCCCTTCTCAACG CGTACAAACTCCGCAAGCTCATGAACGTGCTACACAAAGCACTGCCTGCTGGAGATGCGTCTGCCCAGGCGTAG